The DNA window TCCGAGAAGTACTTCGGCACGCTGGTCGCGGACGCTGGAATACACCGATTGTGGTACGACCTGCGGAACCAGGCCCTGTTCGACGGCTTGTTCCGCACCGACGTTCTCGACATCGAAGCGCGTCGCGAGGACATGATCTGGCGCGTGGTCGTTCGCTACTGCGATCTCCTGGGAACTACGCCGACAATGGACCGGGCGTCGGCCTACATCCTTCTCGATGGCATCTTCCAGCGGGCGCTGCTGCACCACTTCGCTGGAAACGTCGACGAGATCGACGCCGCGCGTGGTCAGCTCCGGGCCGCATTCGCGATGTTGGACTCCGTGACGAGCAGCGTGTCAGCCGCGCGCTCGTAGCACTGCTTCGACGTTGCGCTCGGCCAATGCACTGATGGTCAGCGACGGATTGACGATCCCGGTGCTGCCGGGCACAAGTGAACCGTCGACGACGTACAAGCCGTCGTAACCGTTCACCCGGCCGTATCCGTCGGTCGCCTTCCCCAGTACGACGCCACCCAGCGGATGAGCGGTGAACGTCGCGTTGACATCCCGCACACCCAATGGCGGATATCCAGTGCCGATGTTCGACCGTTCGGCGATCGTGTTGTGCACCGCTCGGAGCGCTTCCTCGACGTATCGGTTGCCTTGGTCCGGCCACTCGAGATTGACAGCGTCGGATGCTCGGTCGTAGACGAACCGGCCACGAGTGGGGTCGAGAACCATGCCGAGTGAACCGAGGAGAGATAGGTCGACGGGGGAGCCGGGTACGTACCAATTCTCCAATGTCAGCGGCGTACCCGACTCGTCCGTGATGCGCGTCGCCGAGGGGGAGCCCTGTACGACGCCGACGCCCTCTGGACTCATGCCGCGCACCAGAGCTGCGTCACCGTTGGTGCCCCAGCCTTCGCCGATGTGCTCGTCGAGGTTCGGCAACGACCCGGTGTCGCGAGCGCGAACCAACAGCTCGGAAGTGCCCATGGAACCTGCGCCGAGGAACAGCCTGTCGCAGGTGATGGTGCGTCGATCGATCACCGAGGCGTCGGCCGCGAGGATGGACACGGTCAGGGCGTACCTTCCGTTCGGCTCCTGCGTGACGGTGGTGACCTCGTGGCGAGGATGGATCGTGCATCGACCGGTCGCTTCCGCCGCTGCCAGG is part of the Rhodococcus sovatensis genome and encodes:
- a CDS encoding TetR/AcrR family transcriptional regulator, which gives rise to MTQTADPRARIEERARNKFEAKRTELAEATLHTLAELGYARTSLREIAQNSEYSHGVLHYYFTDKLDLITHAVRQYEAICVTRYDEVVASAVDAEHLFSDFSEKYFGTLVADAGIHRLWYDLRNQALFDGLFRTDVLDIEARREDMIWRVVVRYCDLLGTTPTMDRASAYILLDGIFQRALLHHFAGNVDEIDAARGQLRAAFAMLDSVTSSVSAARS
- a CDS encoding GMC oxidoreductase, with product MNRRNFVRAAGIAGTAAAASLLGSTAHRAAAAPVLDSMYAQFVPEIYGAVPSAPDHSDAIVVGSGFGAAITARRLADAGVTVTIVERGSRWPSHPFRQVFANDFMPDGRAFWRSPGLAPLTGLPTVPTDSFGGVFDVSEHGSIDVWRAAGVGGGSLVFTGVMIAPERRYFDAVFGSTLSYDELSSVYYPRVRSELRLSAMPDDVYASAPFTHSRVWDAQVRRAGYTPSRIDGIWNWDTVRAELNGRSRPSAILGESNLGNSNGAKFDLTQNYLAAAEATGRCTIHPRHEVTTVTQEPNGRYALTVSILAADASVIDRRTITCDRLFLGAGSMGTSELLVRARDTGSLPNLDEHIGEGWGTNGDAALVRGMSPEGVGVVQGSPSATRITDESGTPLTLENWYVPGSPVDLSLLGSLGMVLDPTRGRFVYDRASDAVNLEWPDQGNRYVEEALRAVHNTIAERSNIGTGYPPLGVRDVNATFTAHPLGGVVLGKATDGYGRVNGYDGLYVVDGSLVPGSTGIVNPSLTISALAERNVEAVLRARG